The proteins below come from a single Sporanaerobacter acetigenes DSM 13106 genomic window:
- the rpsK gene encoding 30S ribosomal protein S11: protein MAAKKGVKTRVKRRERKNIERGQAHIQSTFNNTIVTLTDAQGNVLSWASAGQLGFRGSRKSTPFAAQSAAEEAAKKAMEHGLKTVEVYVKGPGAGREAAIRSLQAAGLEVSLIKDVTPIPHNGCRPPKRRRV, encoded by the coding sequence GTGGCAGCAAAAAAAGGTGTAAAAACTCGTGTTAAGAGAAGAGAACGTAAAAATATTGAAAGAGGTCAAGCTCATATTCAATCAACTTTTAATAATACAATAGTTACATTGACTGATGCTCAAGGCAATGTGCTTTCTTGGGCTAGTGCTGGGCAGTTGGGATTTAGAGGTTCAAGAAAATCTACTCCTTTTGCAGCACAATCAGCAGCAGAAGAAGCTGCAAAAAAGGCAATGGAACATGGTCTTAAAACTGTTGAGGTATATGTAAAAGGACCTGGTGCAGGGAGAGAAGCTGCAATCAGATCACTTCAAGCAGCAGGATTGGAAGTAAGTCTAATAAAGGACGTTACCCCAATACCACACAATGGTTGTAGACCACCAAAACGTAGAAGAGTTTAA
- the rplR gene encoding 50S ribosomal protein L18, with protein sequence MLKQINREEKRQNRHQKVRQKINGTPERPRLNVYRSSNHIYAQVIDDTKGHTIVSASTLDKELQGKFESTSNKEAAKAVGELVAKRAVEKGIEEVVFDRGGYIYHGRVKELAEAAREAGLKF encoded by the coding sequence GTGCTTAAACAGATAAATAGAGAAGAAAAAAGACAAAATAGGCATCAAAAAGTAAGACAAAAGATTAATGGTACTCCTGAAAGACCAAGACTTAATGTGTATAGAAGTTCAAATCACATATATGCGCAAGTAATAGATGACACAAAAGGTCATACAATAGTATCAGCTTCTACTTTAGACAAGGAATTGCAAGGCAAATTCGAAAGTACATCAAATAAAGAAGCTGCAAAAGCAGTAGGAGAACTAGTAGCAAAAAGAGCTGTTGAAAAAGGTATAGAAGAAGTTGTTTTTGATAGGGGCGGCTATATTTATCATGGAAGAGTAAAAGAGCTTGCTGAAGCAGCAAGAGAGGCTGGACTCAAATTTTAG
- the secY gene encoding preprotein translocase subunit SecY encodes MLSTLRNAWKVPDIRKRMIFTILMLLVFRLGSSIPVPGMNKAIVKEIFEMSQGGVLEFLDLMAGGTFSNFSIFALNIYPYVTSSIIIQLLTIAVPRLEEMAKEGEEGRKKIAKMTRYGTIILALVQAIGITIGFFNRALISKGFLPVAIVVITLTAGTAFLMWLGEQITDKGIGNGISLIIFVGIISRIPHEIAKTVSLYKAGTVHLIGLILFVVFALIIIAVVVALQEGERRIPVQYAKRVVGRKMYGGQSTHIPVKVSMAGVIPVIFSTSLLAFPQTIALFAKGQPSQWITKYLTPAGTVGVWIYSILNILLIIFFTYFYTAIQFNTVEYAKNLQQYGGFIPGIRPGKPTADYLNKVISRITFVGAISLAIIASLPIIISSIFKLNVNFGGTALIIVVGVALETVKQIEAQLVMRHYKGFL; translated from the coding sequence ATGCTTTCGACACTACGAAATGCATGGAAAGTTCCTGATATAAGGAAGAGAATGATATTTACAATACTTATGCTATTAGTATTTAGACTAGGGTCTAGTATTCCTGTACCTGGAATGAATAAAGCAATTGTAAAAGAAATATTTGAAATGTCTCAAGGTGGAGTACTAGAGTTCTTAGACTTGATGGCAGGTGGAACATTCAGTAACTTTAGTATATTTGCTTTGAACATATATCCTTATGTAACATCATCTATTATTATTCAATTGCTAACTATTGCTGTTCCTCGTCTTGAAGAAATGGCTAAAGAAGGGGAAGAAGGAAGAAAAAAGATAGCAAAGATGACTCGTTATGGTACAATAATATTGGCTTTAGTTCAAGCAATAGGTATAACTATTGGATTTTTCAACAGAGCCCTTATTTCAAAAGGGTTTTTACCTGTAGCAATAGTTGTTATCACTCTAACAGCAGGCACTGCATTTTTAATGTGGTTGGGAGAACAAATTACTGATAAAGGAATTGGAAATGGTATTTCATTGATAATATTTGTTGGTATAATATCAAGAATACCTCATGAAATAGCAAAAACTGTATCTTTATATAAAGCAGGAACAGTTCATTTAATTGGGCTTATATTATTCGTTGTATTTGCTCTAATTATCATTGCAGTAGTAGTGGCATTACAAGAGGGAGAAAGACGAATTCCAGTTCAATATGCAAAAAGAGTTGTTGGAAGAAAAATGTATGGCGGACAAAGTACACATATTCCAGTTAAGGTATCAATGGCAGGAGTAATACCTGTAATATTTTCAACATCTCTATTGGCATTTCCACAGACTATAGCATTATTTGCTAAAGGGCAACCATCTCAATGGATAACTAAATATTTAACTCCTGCAGGTACAGTGGGTGTTTGGATATATTCTATATTAAATATCCTATTGATAATATTTTTCACTTATTTTTATACAGCAATTCAATTTAACACAGTGGAATATGCAAAAAATTTGCAACAGTATGGAGGATTTATACCAGGAATTAGACCTGGAAAACCAACTGCTGATTATTTAAATAAAGTTATTTCTAGAATAACATTTGTTGGTGCTATTTCATTAGCAATAATAGCATCACTACCAATAATTATTTCATCAATATTTAAACTAAATGTAAACTTTGGTGGAACAGCACTAATTATAGTTGTTGGTGTTGCACTTGAAACTGTAAAACAAATAGAAGCTCAATTGGTAATGAGACATTATAAAGGCTTCTTATAA
- the infA gene encoding translation initiation factor IF-1: protein MSKKDVIEVEGTVVDALPNAIFKVKLENGHEILAHISGKLRMNYIKILPGDKVTVELSPYDLTRGRITWRNK, encoded by the coding sequence ATGTCTAAAAAAGATGTTATAGAAGTTGAGGGTACCGTAGTTGATGCGTTGCCAAATGCTATATTTAAAGTAAAACTAGAAAATGGGCATGAAATACTTGCACATATATCTGGTAAACTAAGGATGAATTATATAAAAATACTTCCAGGTGATAAAGTGACTGTTGAGTTATCACCTTATGATTTGACAAGAGGCAGGATTACATGGAGAAACAAGTAG
- the rpsD gene encoding 30S ribosomal protein S4 has protein sequence MARYTGPDCRLCRREGQKLYLKGDKCFTDKCPVSKRNYAPGQHGQSRKKLTEYGLQLREKQKVRRYYGIQESQMLKYFNMADKMKGITGENLLKILESRLDNVVYRMGFAASRDEARQLVTHGHFIVNGKKVDIPSMLIKVGDEIEVKAKSKNSPRFKELVENHRGTTVKWVDVNPEDLKGKVVAEPSREDIDLPIEEHLIVELYSK, from the coding sequence ATGGCAAGATATACTGGACCAGATTGTAGATTATGTCGTAGAGAAGGACAAAAGTTATATTTAAAGGGAGATAAATGTTTTACAGATAAATGTCCAGTTTCAAAGAGAAACTATGCTCCAGGGCAACATGGACAATCAAGAAAGAAACTTACTGAATATGGATTACAGTTAAGAGAAAAGCAAAAAGTTCGTAGATATTATGGTATTCAAGAATCACAAATGCTTAAATACTTTAATATGGCTGATAAAATGAAGGGTATCACAGGTGAAAATCTTCTAAAGATATTAGAATCAAGACTAGATAATGTAGTTTATAGAATGGGATTTGCTGCTTCAAGGGATGAAGCAAGACAACTTGTTACTCATGGCCACTTTATAGTAAATGGTAAGAAAGTTGATATACCTTCAATGCTTATAAAAGTTGGAGATGAAATCGAAGTAAAAGCTAAAAGCAAAAACAGTCCTAGATTTAAAGAATTAGTTGAAAATCATAGAGGAACAACAGTTAAGTGGGTTGATGTTAATCCAGAAGATTTAAAGGGTAAAGTTGTAGCTGAACCATCAAGAGAAGATATTGATTTACCAATAGAAGAACACTTAATAGTTGAGTTATATTCTAAATAA
- the rplO gene encoding 50S ribosomal protein L15 — protein MKLQDLRPNEGGGSKSPKRLGRGTGSGQGKTAGRGQTGQNSRSGGGVRPGFEGGQMPLYRRMPKRGFTNIFAKEFSTINIRDLNRFDDNTVVTPELLLSEGLIKKVNDGVKILGDGEIEKKLTVRAHKFTKAAAEKIEAAGGKVEVI, from the coding sequence ATGAAACTACAAGATTTAAGACCTAATGAAGGTGGAGGAAGTAAATCACCAAAGAGATTAGGAAGAGGTACTGGTTCGGGTCAAGGCAAAACTGCAGGAAGAGGTCAAACAGGACAAAATTCTCGTTCAGGTGGTGGAGTTAGACCAGGCTTTGAAGGTGGCCAAATGCCTCTATATAGAAGAATGCCTAAGAGAGGTTTCACAAATATATTTGCGAAAGAATTTTCAACTATAAATATAAGAGATTTAAATAGATTTGATGACAATACAGTTGTTACACCAGAGTTGTTGTTAAGTGAAGGATTAATAAAGAAAGTAAATGATGGGGTTAAAATATTGGGTGATGGAGAAATTGAGAAGAAACTTACAGTAAGAGCTCACAAATTTACCAAGGCTGCTGCTGAAAAGATAGAGGCTGCAGGGGGAAAGGTAGAGGTGATTTAG
- a CDS encoding adenylate kinase codes for MRLVLLGPPGAGKGTQASAITKKYNIPHISTGDIFRLNIKEGTDLGKKAKEYMDKGLLVPDDIVVSIVKDRLTKDDCKDGFLLDGFPRTVNQADALDIELEKMGFKLDKVINIDVEKDELINRAIGRRICKKCGATYHVEFNPPKQSGKCDVCGEGLYQRDDDTEETVSRRIEVYLKETKPLIDYYTKKGIILNIDGKQSIEKVYEDIVKSLE; via the coding sequence TTGAGGCTAGTATTATTGGGCCCTCCTGGAGCAGGTAAGGGCACTCAAGCATCAGCTATAACGAAGAAGTACAATATCCCACATATATCTACAGGAGATATATTTAGATTAAATATCAAGGAAGGTACTGATCTTGGTAAGAAAGCTAAAGAATATATGGATAAAGGTCTTCTAGTGCCAGATGATATAGTAGTCTCTATTGTAAAGGATAGACTTACTAAAGATGACTGTAAAGATGGATTCTTATTAGATGGATTTCCAAGGACAGTTAATCAAGCTGATGCATTAGACATTGAACTTGAAAAAATGGGATTTAAATTAGATAAGGTTATAAATATAGATGTAGAAAAAGATGAACTAATAAATCGTGCCATAGGAAGAAGAATCTGTAAAAAATGTGGTGCGACTTATCATGTAGAGTTCAACCCTCCAAAACAAAGTGGAAAATGTGATGTATGTGGTGAAGGACTTTACCAAAGAGATGATGATACGGAAGAAACTGTTTCTAGACGTATTGAAGTATATTTAAAAGAAACTAAACCTCTAATAGATTATTATACTAAAAAGGGTATAATATTGAATATTGATGGGAAACAAAGCATTGAAAAAGTATACGAAGATATTGTCAAATCATTAGAATGA
- a CDS encoding KOW domain-containing RNA-binding protein translates to MDSTSDITVGQVVKSRAGRDKGNIFLVLDIIDDKHIYIVDGDVRKLDNPKKKKITHVIVYNTVFPELKEKLENGAKINNAYIRKLLEPFKIEL, encoded by the coding sequence ATGGATTCAACTAGCGACATAACCGTTGGTCAGGTGGTTAAGTCAAGAGCTGGTCGAGATAAAGGAAATATATTTTTAGTTTTGGATATAATTGATGATAAACATATCTATATAGTAGATGGAGATGTTAGGAAATTAGATAATCCCAAAAAGAAAAAAATTACTCATGTAATAGTCTATAACACAGTTTTTCCAGAACTAAAAGAAAAACTGGAAAATGGAGCCAAAATAAATAATGCTTATATAAGGAAATTGCTAGAACCTTTTAAAATAGAGTTATAA
- the rpmJ gene encoding 50S ribosomal protein L36: MKVRPSVKKMCEKCKIIRRNGKVMVICENPKHKQRQG, encoded by the coding sequence ATGAAAGTAAGGCCATCAGTTAAGAAGATGTGTGAAAAGTGTAAGATCATAAGAAGAAATGGCAAAGTAATGGTTATTTGTGAAAATCCTAAGCATAAACAAAGACAAGGTTAA
- the rpmD gene encoding 50S ribosomal protein L30, with the protein MAKIKIKLVKSPIGKIEKHRRTIEALGLRKIGQVVEKEDTPQIRGMIEKVNYMVEVIE; encoded by the coding sequence ATGGCTAAAATAAAAATAAAGCTTGTCAAGAGCCCAATTGGTAAAATTGAAAAGCATAGAAGAACTATAGAAGCTCTTGGACTAAGGAAGATTGGTCAAGTTGTAGAAAAAGAAGATACTCCTCAAATAAGAGGTATGATTGAAAAAGTAAATTACATGGTTGAAGTGATAGAATAA
- the rpsM gene encoding 30S ribosomal protein S13, whose product MARIAGVDLPRDKRVEIGLTYIYGIGRSRSNEILKKANINPDTKVKDLTESEIAALREIVDNYHVEGDLRRETAMNIKRLKEINCYRGMRHKKGLPVRGQRTKTNARTRKGPKKLAGKKK is encoded by the coding sequence ATGGCTAGAATTGCCGGTGTTGACTTACCAAGAGATAAAAGAGTGGAAATTGGTTTAACTTATATATACGGTATAGGCAGATCAAGATCAAATGAAATACTCAAAAAAGCAAATATCAATCCAGATACAAAAGTAAAAGATTTAACTGAATCAGAAATTGCTGCATTAAGAGAAATTGTTGATAACTATCATGTTGAAGGTGATTTAAGAAGAGAAACAGCAATGAATATCAAGAGACTTAAAGAAATCAATTGCTATAGAGGAATGAGACATAAAAAAGGCCTACCAGTAAGAGGACAAAGAACAAAAACTAATGCAAGAACAAGAAAAGGCCCTAAGAAGTTAGCAGGAAAGAAAAAATAG
- the rpsE gene encoding 30S ribosomal protein S5: protein MQRSFIDPNELDLKERVVSINRVTKVVKGGRNFRFSALVVVGDENGHVGVGMAKALEVPEAIRKAIDDAKKHIIEVPLVGTTIPHEIIGEFGAGRVLMKPSKEGTGVIAGGPVRAVCELAGIRDIRTKSLGSNNPRNVINATMEALNGLKRAEDVAKLRGKSVEEIIG from the coding sequence ATGCAACGTTCATTTATAGATCCAAATGAGTTAGATTTAAAAGAGAGAGTTGTAAGTATAAATCGTGTAACTAAAGTTGTTAAAGGCGGTAGAAACTTTAGATTTAGTGCACTTGTAGTTGTTGGTGATGAAAATGGTCATGTAGGAGTTGGAATGGCAAAAGCTCTTGAAGTACCAGAAGCTATAAGAAAAGCTATTGATGATGCAAAGAAGCATATCATAGAAGTTCCCCTTGTAGGAACTACTATTCCACATGAAATAATTGGAGAATTTGGTGCTGGAAGAGTTCTTATGAAACCATCTAAAGAAGGTACCGGAGTTATTGCAGGTGGACCAGTTCGTGCCGTATGTGAATTGGCAGGAATTAGGGATATAAGAACCAAATCATTAGGTTCGAATAACCCTAGAAACGTTATAAATGCAACTATGGAAGCATTAAATGGACTTAAGAGAGCAGAAGATGTAGCTAAACTAAGAGGAAAATCAGTAGAAGAAATAATTGGTTAG